In one Flammeovirga yaeyamensis genomic region, the following are encoded:
- a CDS encoding mandelate racemase/muconate lactonizing enzyme family protein — MKIIDIQPYVLSQDLEIPFFFSQWHYASRKICLVKITLEDGTYGWGEGYGPADMIKQGIEFFKPFVLGENVLENEKIWQVMYLRSLDFGRSGIFNAAISAIDLAIWDCKGKVLNQPVSVLLGGVKNPIINPYATGFYFTDSPTLDDDLRKEAEFYKRSGFKAAKMKVGLGLEKDLHYVHLLKEALGDDVRLMIDSNHAYNYREALELAKKIEHLNIGWFEEPVHPEDYNGYKKLKENTTIPIAGGECEYHKHGFKRLFENDCVDIAQPDIAATGGLTEAKRIAALASAYHKDIVPHSWGTWIAISAAVHFVGNLDKNPGRMYMDAPMIELDRTENPLRDDVTIPSIEVINGEIKVPNTPGLGVDVNEEFLEKYAIDSRKEFA; from the coding sequence ATGAAAATAATAGATATTCAACCCTATGTATTGTCACAAGATCTGGAAATACCGTTTTTCTTTTCCCAGTGGCACTACGCATCTCGTAAGATCTGTTTAGTGAAAATTACGCTAGAAGACGGAACTTATGGATGGGGAGAAGGTTATGGACCTGCGGACATGATCAAGCAGGGGATAGAGTTTTTCAAACCTTTCGTATTAGGCGAGAATGTTTTGGAAAACGAAAAAATTTGGCAAGTGATGTACTTAAGATCACTTGATTTTGGTAGAAGCGGCATCTTTAACGCGGCTATCTCAGCCATCGATTTAGCCATCTGGGATTGTAAAGGGAAGGTGTTGAACCAACCTGTATCAGTGCTTTTAGGAGGTGTGAAAAATCCAATCATCAATCCATATGCTACAGGTTTCTATTTTACAGATTCTCCAACCTTGGATGATGATCTAAGAAAAGAAGCTGAATTCTACAAAAGAAGTGGCTTTAAAGCAGCGAAAATGAAAGTAGGATTGGGTCTTGAAAAGGACTTGCACTATGTTCATTTATTAAAAGAAGCTTTAGGTGATGATGTTCGTTTGATGATTGATTCTAACCATGCTTACAATTATAGAGAAGCATTGGAATTGGCGAAAAAGATTGAGCATCTGAATATTGGCTGGTTCGAAGAACCTGTTCACCCAGAAGATTATAATGGTTACAAAAAGCTGAAAGAAAACACAACTATTCCTATTGCTGGTGGTGAGTGTGAATATCATAAACACGGTTTCAAACGACTGTTTGAGAACGATTGCGTAGATATTGCACAACCTGATATTGCAGCAACAGGTGGTCTGACAGAAGCAAAACGTATTGCTGCTTTAGCTTCAGCTTACCATAAGGATATTGTTCCTCACTCTTGGGGTACTTGGATTGCCATAAGTGCAGCGGTGCATTTTGTGGGTAATCTAGATAAAAACCCAGGTAGAATGTATATGGACGCTCCAATGATTGAATTGGATCGTACAGAAAATCCATTAAGAGACGATGTTACTATCCCTAGTATCGAAGTGATTAATGGTGAAATTAAAGTACCTAATACTCCAGGTTTAGGTGTAGATGTTAACGAAGAATTCCTAGAAAAATATGCAATCGACAGTAGAAAAGAGTTTGCTTAA
- a CDS encoding L-rhamnose/proton symporter RhaT, with protein sequence MNTLAIVLILCASFFQGTFGLGMKHIAPLKWENWWIVHATVAMIAFPMIWSYIAVPETYTIISETATNVLFMAMLFGFLWGIGGILFGVSVEYTGVSITYGIVMGLAASVGSLIPMFQMDELPANFNIVLVGVAFLLVGVGITAIAGVKRDQVQNAAEEEEVEEDGDVMVAAPPKTAPKKSIKTGVAIAVTSGVLSALLNVGFSNALPVAELATTKYGVNPTDASLVAWVVVLIGAYIMNAGFALFKMVSNKSFGEFNVAGSKKAYFWSIAAGLFWFAALGVYGQGAAAMGDLGPVVGWPMMLGISLIVSNVWGYRSGEWKNASGPFKILLGGLAVLIFAICVLGYANA encoded by the coding sequence ATGAATACTTTAGCTATTGTCTTAATCTTATGTGCCAGTTTTTTTCAAGGCACGTTTGGATTAGGTATGAAACATATCGCTCCCCTTAAGTGGGAGAACTGGTGGATCGTTCATGCAACGGTTGCTATGATTGCTTTCCCAATGATCTGGTCTTACATCGCAGTACCAGAAACATATACAATTATCTCTGAGACAGCTACTAATGTCTTATTTATGGCGATGTTATTTGGTTTCCTTTGGGGAATCGGTGGAATTCTCTTCGGTGTTTCAGTGGAATACACTGGAGTGAGTATCACATATGGAATCGTGATGGGCTTAGCGGCTTCGGTAGGCTCTTTGATTCCGATGTTCCAGATGGATGAGCTACCTGCTAATTTCAATATTGTATTGGTAGGTGTTGCTTTCTTACTAGTCGGCGTTGGTATAACAGCAATTGCTGGTGTGAAAAGAGATCAAGTTCAGAATGCAGCTGAGGAGGAAGAAGTAGAAGAAGATGGTGATGTAATGGTTGCAGCTCCTCCAAAGACAGCTCCTAAAAAATCGATTAAAACAGGTGTTGCTATTGCCGTGACAAGTGGTGTGCTTTCCGCATTATTGAATGTAGGATTCTCGAATGCTTTACCAGTAGCTGAATTAGCTACAACGAAATACGGTGTTAATCCAACAGACGCTAGTTTGGTAGCATGGGTAGTGGTACTTATTGGTGCTTACATTATGAATGCAGGTTTTGCTTTATTCAAAATGGTCTCCAATAAATCGTTTGGTGAGTTTAACGTTGCAGGTAGTAAAAAGGCATACTTCTGGTCCATTGCAGCTGGTTTATTCTGGTTTGCAGCCTTAGGTGTTTATGGTCAAGGTGCCGCAGCTATGGGCGATTTAGGTCCTGTAGTAGGATGGCCAATGATGCTTGGTATCTCATTGATTGTTAGTAATGTTTGGGGTTACCGTTCTGGTGAGTGGAAAAATGCTAGCGGACCTTTTAAAATTTTATTGGGTGGTTTGGCAGTATTGATATTTGCGATTTGTGTGTTGGGGTATGCGAATGCCTAG
- a CDS encoding glycoside hydrolase family 127 protein, producing the protein MKKLLVLACAAMMSNMSLAQEKGILGQGETPHVHLKSINIGDCKWTEGFWADKFHTAEHSMVPYMGEVLTGEVGHALNNFKIAAGLKEGKHKGMHWHDGDFYKWMEAAMYVYAQNGDKKLLEEIDGYVDIIAKAQEEDGYLQTQVQLRSNVDRYENRKYHEMYNTGHLLTSACIHHRITGQDNFLNIAIKHADLLYKTFNTDDPRYGRFGFNQTQIMGLVEMYRTTGDKKYLDLAERFINNRGKYKVEETPETKGYPIGDMVQERVPLREADEAVGHAVLALYYYAGAADVAAETGEKALVDALDRLWENVTDKKMYVTGAVGQAHYGASTNRDKIEEGFIDAYMMPNMTAYNETCANVCNSMFSYRMLGLHGESKYADIMELVLYNSGLSGISIEGKDYFYSNPLRMVQGSRDYSKHNTETPHREPYLECFCCPPNIVRTVAKSANWAYSLSNDGIAVNMYGGNRLETKLEDGSDIILNQVTNYPWEGAVNITVEKAKKKPFDMMLRIPDWAHGTTVKVNGEAVESEVVAGKFTTVNRKWKKGDIITIDMPMDVKLVEANPLVEEARNQVAVRRGPIVYCVETPDLPEGSKILDVYIKGGAPLKVNYEKDFLGGVATIEAPILIRKDQSIEASMYSTVSKPEFTESTIKMVPYFSWSNRGESEMTVFMPVIWNNL; encoded by the coding sequence ATGAAAAAATTATTAGTTTTGGCATGTGCGGCAATGATGTCGAATATGTCACTAGCACAAGAAAAGGGAATTTTAGGACAAGGTGAGACACCTCACGTACATCTAAAATCAATTAATATAGGCGACTGTAAGTGGACTGAAGGATTTTGGGCAGATAAATTTCATACTGCAGAGCATTCTATGGTTCCATATATGGGAGAGGTGCTTACTGGTGAAGTAGGACATGCGCTAAACAACTTTAAAATTGCTGCGGGTTTAAAAGAAGGTAAGCATAAGGGTATGCATTGGCATGACGGTGACTTCTACAAGTGGATGGAAGCAGCGATGTATGTGTATGCTCAAAATGGAGATAAAAAGTTGCTTGAAGAAATTGATGGTTACGTCGATATTATTGCTAAAGCACAAGAAGAGGATGGTTATTTACAAACTCAAGTTCAACTAAGAAGCAATGTTGATAGATATGAAAACCGTAAGTACCATGAGATGTATAATACGGGTCACTTATTGACATCTGCTTGTATTCATCATAGAATTACTGGTCAGGATAACTTCTTAAACATTGCTATCAAGCATGCTGACTTATTATATAAAACATTCAATACTGATGATCCTAGATATGGTCGTTTTGGTTTTAACCAAACACAAATTATGGGTCTAGTTGAAATGTACAGAACTACAGGAGATAAAAAATATCTTGATTTAGCAGAAAGATTTATCAACAATAGAGGTAAATATAAAGTAGAAGAAACTCCTGAAACGAAAGGTTACCCAATTGGTGATATGGTACAAGAAAGAGTGCCATTAAGAGAAGCTGATGAAGCAGTAGGACACGCAGTTTTAGCATTGTATTATTATGCAGGTGCTGCTGATGTAGCTGCTGAAACAGGTGAAAAAGCTTTAGTAGATGCTTTAGATCGTTTATGGGAGAACGTTACGGATAAGAAAATGTACGTAACAGGTGCAGTAGGTCAAGCCCACTATGGTGCTTCGACAAACAGAGATAAAATTGAAGAAGGTTTTATTGATGCTTACATGATGCCAAACATGACAGCTTACAATGAAACGTGTGCGAATGTATGTAACTCGATGTTCTCTTACAGAATGTTAGGTTTACACGGTGAGTCGAAGTATGCTGATATTATGGAGTTGGTATTATATAACTCAGGTTTGTCTGGTATTTCAATTGAAGGTAAAGATTACTTCTACTCTAATCCTTTGAGAATGGTTCAAGGATCAAGAGATTATTCTAAGCACAATACAGAAACTCCTCACAGAGAGCCCTATTTAGAGTGCTTCTGCTGTCCTCCAAACATTGTAAGAACTGTAGCAAAATCAGCGAACTGGGCTTACAGCTTATCAAATGATGGTATCGCAGTAAACATGTATGGTGGTAACAGATTGGAAACGAAGTTGGAAGATGGTTCTGACATCATCTTAAATCAAGTAACAAATTACCCATGGGAAGGAGCAGTAAATATTACTGTAGAAAAAGCGAAGAAAAAGCCATTTGATATGATGCTTCGTATTCCTGATTGGGCACACGGTACTACTGTAAAAGTAAATGGTGAAGCTGTTGAATCAGAAGTAGTAGCAGGTAAATTTACTACTGTAAATAGAAAGTGGAAGAAAGGTGATATCATCACTATTGATATGCCAATGGACGTGAAATTGGTAGAGGCCAATCCATTAGTGGAAGAAGCTAGAAACCAAGTTGCAGTAAGAAGAGGGCCAATTGTATACTGTGTTGAAACTCCAGATCTACCTGAAGGATCAAAAATTCTTGATGTGTACATCAAAGGCGGTGCTCCTCTAAAAGTAAATTATGAAAAGGATTTCTTAGGTGGTGTGGCTACTATAGAAGCACCAATCCTAATCAGAAAAGATCAATCGATCGAAGCGAGTATGTATTCTACAGTATCTAAACCTGAGTTTACAGAATCGACGATCAAAATGGTTCCATATTTCTCTTGGTCAAACAGAGGAGAGTCAGAAATGACAGTCTTCATGCCAGTGATTTGGAATAACTTATAA
- a CDS encoding Ig-like domain-containing protein → MAQKPTKTANPNDEWEIRWSASDEFNGDSPDWAKWIRTGNLPNTTAWKWDNANNVKIVDGVAELTMRQNPNNQNDGDTYFKSGILKSYQTFTYGYYEAKIKGASIGEGVCPSFWLFSNFDHSVGNGQTVYSEIDVVELQQFDWYEGHQDDIQDMDHNLHAVVKQGNESVWRRPKMHPDEQLLKYRAPWDPRDEYHIYGCEVNEQEIIWYVDGVEIGRKPNTYWYRPMNVTLSLGLRKPFVEFYNNRNNAVNPETNERAKAALPGMPTTMFVDYVRVWEKTGTNNNPELGLGEIGNPDFEEGSLNYWNAGSGIHEIQTSDVANGNYGVTVNNGSVAQNITLAANTTYTITASGKVKSNGTKAYFGINEAISNELVKNYEFTSTSFDNGSITFTTGAQEANYRLWFWSSTEASVDNFQIVVGDEGDIVVVPVDGVSLSVSSVSIYETATANLSATVTPSNASNKGVTWSCSNTNVATVSNGVVTGVNEGTATVTVTTNDGSFTASATVTVNKNMNLIHNPGFELTDMSKWNLEGNASVGSAQVLSGSNAGFVNGNGSINQIVTLAPNKTYTLSAYGKVGSQGQSVYLGVTNYTTSTFIENALITSTNYEKQSITFTTGSAQQQYRVWFWNNEGGQYYVDDWSLEEVTEGEPNVSVESVQLSNSTLDLDEGGSYSLLATVLPANATDASISWSSSNTSVASVVDGVVSAIAEGTATVTVTTTDGGFTATCLVTVSAIDNGQPPVGSTLPEAGSQIWLSTLDSEYVTVNLGSGTALQATETMVTSLEEYIVIESDGYMVLQNANTNKFVTAASGTGTPIKCGATGIFDRQKFTFELAASGNLLIKAKINGLYLAVDASNVNQPLLANATLEGATEFLWSVSSSSGKVTNIDNFTSVNSYVYPNPYSSGALKVGWNQKATGTVQLIDLQGHTIYSVGFNNQSNIRIAPEELQIAEGIYIIQIVTDTLTQTSKLIIK, encoded by the coding sequence ATGGCACAAAAACCAACTAAAACTGCCAATCCCAACGATGAGTGGGAAATCCGATGGAGTGCATCGGACGAATTCAATGGAGATTCTCCCGATTGGGCGAAATGGATTCGTACAGGAAATCTTCCAAATACGACAGCATGGAAGTGGGACAATGCAAACAATGTTAAGATTGTAGACGGTGTTGCAGAATTGACAATGCGTCAGAATCCTAACAACCAAAACGATGGAGATACCTATTTTAAATCAGGTATTCTTAAATCCTATCAAACATTTACTTATGGCTATTATGAAGCAAAAATTAAAGGTGCTTCTATTGGTGAAGGGGTTTGTCCATCATTCTGGTTATTCTCTAATTTTGATCATTCAGTAGGCAATGGTCAAACAGTTTACAGTGAAATTGATGTAGTAGAATTACAACAATTTGATTGGTACGAAGGACATCAAGATGATATCCAAGACATGGATCATAACTTGCACGCAGTAGTAAAGCAAGGAAATGAAAGTGTTTGGAGAAGACCTAAAATGCATCCGGATGAGCAATTGCTAAAATACCGTGCACCTTGGGATCCAAGAGATGAATACCATATTTATGGTTGTGAGGTAAACGAGCAAGAAATTATTTGGTATGTAGATGGTGTTGAAATCGGTAGAAAGCCAAATACGTATTGGTACAGACCAATGAACGTGACGCTTTCTTTAGGTTTAAGAAAGCCATTTGTTGAGTTTTACAACAACCGAAACAATGCGGTGAATCCAGAAACCAATGAAAGAGCAAAAGCAGCATTGCCGGGTATGCCTACAACTATGTTTGTAGATTATGTGAGAGTTTGGGAAAAAACAGGGACAAACAATAATCCTGAATTGGGTTTAGGGGAAATTGGCAACCCTGATTTCGAAGAAGGTTCTCTGAACTATTGGAATGCAGGTTCGGGTATTCACGAAATCCAAACTTCTGATGTAGCTAATGGAAATTATGGTGTTACTGTAAACAACGGTAGTGTAGCACAAAACATAACGTTAGCTGCAAATACAACATACACTATTACTGCAAGCGGTAAGGTAAAATCTAATGGAACAAAGGCATACTTTGGTATTAATGAAGCGATATCAAATGAATTGGTGAAAAATTATGAATTCACATCCACTTCTTTTGATAATGGTTCTATCACATTTACTACTGGTGCACAAGAAGCAAATTATAGATTATGGTTCTGGTCATCAACAGAAGCATCTGTAGATAATTTCCAAATTGTTGTTGGAGATGAGGGTGATATAGTAGTTGTTCCTGTAGATGGAGTGAGCTTATCAGTATCATCAGTAAGTATTTATGAAACAGCAACAGCCAATCTTTCGGCAACAGTCACACCTTCTAATGCTTCTAATAAAGGTGTGACTTGGAGCTGTTCAAATACCAATGTTGCAACTGTATCTAACGGAGTAGTTACAGGTGTAAACGAAGGAACAGCAACGGTAACTGTAACAACAAACGATGGAAGCTTTACTGCTTCTGCAACGGTTACAGTAAATAAAAACATGAATTTAATTCACAACCCAGGATTTGAATTGACAGATATGTCGAAGTGGAATTTAGAAGGTAATGCTTCTGTTGGTTCTGCTCAAGTATTATCTGGTTCGAATGCTGGATTTGTGAACGGCAATGGATCAATTAATCAAATTGTTACTCTTGCTCCAAATAAAACATATACATTAAGTGCTTACGGTAAAGTGGGGTCTCAAGGTCAATCTGTTTATTTAGGTGTGACCAATTATACTACTTCTACATTTATAGAAAACGCATTAATTACCTCAACTAACTATGAAAAACAAAGTATCACTTTTACTACAGGTAGCGCACAACAACAATATAGAGTTTGGTTTTGGAATAACGAAGGCGGACAATATTATGTAGATGATTGGTCGCTGGAAGAAGTGACTGAAGGAGAGCCAAATGTTTCTGTAGAATCTGTTCAATTATCAAATAGTACATTGGATTTAGATGAAGGTGGATCTTATAGCTTGCTAGCAACAGTGCTACCTGCGAATGCTACAGATGCATCTATTTCATGGTCATCATCTAATACTTCAGTAGCAAGTGTTGTGGATGGAGTAGTTTCGGCAATTGCTGAAGGAACAGCGACGGTGACAGTAACGACAACGGATGGTGGTTTTACTGCTACTTGTCTGGTTACAGTAAGTGCTATAGACAATGGACAACCTCCGGTAGGTTCAACATTACCAGAGGCAGGTTCACAAATTTGGTTGAGCACACTTGATAGTGAATACGTAACCGTGAATTTAGGTTCAGGAACAGCTTTGCAAGCAACAGAAACTATGGTTACTTCATTGGAAGAATATATTGTGATTGAATCAGATGGTTATATGGTATTACAAAATGCAAATACGAATAAATTCGTGACGGCAGCATCAGGTACAGGTACGCCAATAAAATGTGGTGCAACAGGTATTTTTGATCGTCAGAAATTTACGTTTGAGCTTGCAGCATCAGGTAATCTTTTGATAAAAGCAAAAATTAATGGATTGTATTTAGCAGTTGATGCGAGTAATGTCAACCAACCGTTACTAGCAAATGCCACTTTAGAGGGAGCTACAGAATTTTTATGGAGCGTTTCGTCTTCATCTGGCAAAGTGACGAATATTGATAACTTCACATCGGTGAACAGTTATGTATATCCTAACCCATATTCATCAGGTGCTTTAAAAGTGGGTTGGAATCAGAAAGCTACAGGTACAGTTCAACTTATCGATTTACAAGGACATACTATTTATTCTGTTGGATTTAATAACCAATCGAATATTAGAATTGCTCCAGAAGAACTCCAAATAGCAGAAGGTATCTACATCATTCAAATTGTAACAGATACACTGACGCAAACATCAAAGTTAATTATAAAATAG
- a CDS encoding RagB/SusD family nutrient uptake outer membrane protein — MNTLKNKLIFLFASLVVLTSCDHDSFLTRNNPNALTEETFWKTESDAEAALTTAYAALQFQSVSGGNLTYDMIRSDMGGTNDWVRHYPYTEFTIPDNDTPVFNKWAELYTGIFRANQVIDNIPTMEVLSEERKTELIAEARFLRAFFYFELAHSYGGGVIKLSSKTTNHNVPFSSLEEVTNQVIIPDLEFAMAELPLTRPEALLGKATWGMATTLMGKVHLYNKDWTKAAAEFKKVIDSGLYSLTSQYAENFRHDVIYNSESIMEVPFDGSVNPGTPNSGIVDDSPGTPGAESSTLARWLGPYSLGGWQSLMPTYWAHELFTADSIPNSSGHSPRYSATLAGRDAEGLYYNKTPADLKAEVPRRWTFGESSYVKKYANWYHLDVEDPEWRSSIHFKHMRLADVYLMYAEAVLEGENNLNVAIEYIDKVRARAGVVTLADYISSGGIPQLHISRDLHGARPVVPATIENVRTHLRMVERPTELGFENSRWRDLVRWGIVKEVFTTLHNDENQRIADYDPNAPLKAPLFIEQRVRPDFVNNWNFYESSRHDYFPIPAAEKQANEAL; from the coding sequence ATGAATACTTTAAAAAATAAATTAATATTCCTTTTCGCAAGCTTGGTGGTTTTAACTTCGTGTGATCATGATAGTTTTCTTACGAGAAACAACCCGAATGCGTTAACAGAAGAGACATTCTGGAAAACAGAATCTGATGCAGAGGCAGCATTAACTACAGCCTATGCAGCACTACAATTCCAATCGGTTAGTGGTGGTAACTTAACTTATGACATGATTAGAAGTGACATGGGTGGTACCAACGATTGGGTAAGACATTATCCTTATACTGAATTTACTATTCCTGATAATGATACCCCTGTATTCAACAAATGGGCAGAATTATATACTGGTATTTTCAGAGCTAATCAAGTAATTGATAATATCCCAACTATGGAGGTATTATCAGAAGAAAGAAAGACAGAACTTATAGCGGAAGCTCGTTTCTTAAGAGCATTCTTCTACTTTGAATTAGCACACTCATATGGTGGTGGTGTAATTAAATTGTCTTCTAAGACAACAAATCACAATGTTCCTTTTTCTTCTTTAGAGGAGGTGACTAACCAAGTAATTATTCCGGATTTAGAGTTTGCAATGGCTGAACTTCCATTAACTCGTCCTGAAGCACTTTTAGGTAAAGCTACTTGGGGTATGGCGACTACTTTGATGGGTAAAGTTCACCTATACAACAAAGATTGGACAAAAGCAGCAGCTGAATTTAAAAAAGTAATTGACTCTGGTCTTTACTCATTAACTTCTCAATATGCTGAGAACTTTAGACACGATGTAATTTACAATTCAGAGTCTATTATGGAAGTGCCATTCGATGGTTCTGTTAACCCAGGTACTCCTAACTCAGGTATTGTAGATGATAGCCCTGGTACACCAGGTGCGGAGTCATCAACTCTGGCAAGATGGTTAGGTCCTTATTCTTTAGGTGGATGGCAATCGTTAATGCCTACATATTGGGCACATGAGTTATTTACTGCAGACTCAATTCCAAATTCTTCAGGTCACTCACCAAGATATTCAGCTACTCTAGCTGGTAGAGATGCAGAAGGGTTATATTACAATAAAACTCCTGCAGATTTAAAAGCAGAAGTGCCAAGAAGATGGACATTCGGTGAGTCAAGTTATGTAAAGAAATATGCTAACTGGTACCACTTAGATGTAGAAGATCCTGAATGGAGATCATCTATCCACTTCAAACACATGAGATTAGCAGATGTGTACTTAATGTATGCTGAAGCAGTTTTAGAAGGAGAAAACAACCTTAACGTTGCGATCGAATATATTGACAAAGTAAGAGCAAGAGCGGGTGTTGTAACATTAGCGGACTATATCAGTTCAGGTGGTATTCCACAATTGCATATCTCAAGAGACTTACACGGTGCAAGACCAGTTGTTCCTGCAACAATCGAAAATGTAAGAACTCACTTAAGAATGGTAGAAAGACCTACAGAGTTAGGGTTCGAAAACTCAAGATGGAGAGATTTAGTTAGATGGGGTATAGTAAAAGAAGTATTTACTACGCTACATAACGATGAGAATCAGCGTATCGCTGATTACGATCCTAATGCACCTCTAAAAGCTCCTTTATTTATCGAGCAAAGAGTACGTCCGGATTTCGTAAATAACTGGAACTTCTACGAATCATCTAGACACGATTATTTCCCTATTCCAGCGGCTGAAAAGCAAGCTAACGAAGCACTTTAA